One stretch of Candidatus Binatia bacterium DNA includes these proteins:
- a CDS encoding alpha/beta hydrolase: MSRISVQRVEFVGFRGVRLRGESWGSPSAAPVLFLAGGGQTRHAWGDTAAQVAARGWRAITLDLRGHGESDWAEDADYSIESFVQDLHAVVQSLGQSPVLVGASLGGITGLLLAGERNPQAFSGLVLVDIAPRMEPDGVQRIVDFMRRHLDGFASLEEAADAVASYLPHRPRPKDLSGLEKNLRRDPSGRYRWHWDPEFVLGPKRPDASRQPKRLLAAARRLTIPTLLVRGRMSDVISYDSVREFLEAVPHARYVDVEQAGHMIAGDRNDVFSAAVIDFLDNGLQPPPRSGNTFGTDTESPRG, encoded by the coding sequence ATGTCGCGCATCAGCGTTCAACGGGTGGAGTTCGTCGGGTTCCGTGGCGTACGCTTGCGCGGCGAATCCTGGGGTTCGCCGTCGGCAGCGCCGGTGTTGTTTCTTGCCGGAGGCGGGCAAACCCGGCACGCCTGGGGCGACACAGCCGCGCAGGTGGCTGCACGTGGCTGGCGCGCGATTACGCTCGATCTCCGCGGCCACGGGGAGAGCGACTGGGCGGAGGACGCGGATTACAGCATAGAAAGCTTCGTGCAGGATTTGCATGCAGTCGTGCAGTCGTTGGGTCAGTCGCCAGTGCTCGTTGGCGCGTCGCTGGGTGGCATCACCGGCTTGCTGTTAGCTGGTGAGCGCAATCCGCAAGCGTTCTCCGGGCTCGTGTTGGTGGACATCGCCCCGCGCATGGAGCCAGATGGCGTGCAGCGCATTGTCGATTTCATGCGCCGCCATCTGGATGGATTTGCCTCGCTCGAAGAGGCTGCGGATGCCGTCGCCTCTTACCTGCCGCACCGCCCACGGCCGAAAGACCTCTCGGGTCTGGAGAAGAATCTCCGCCGCGACCCCTCAGGGCGCTACCGCTGGCATTGGGATCCCGAGTTCGTCCTCGGACCAAAACGGCCGGATGCCTCGCGGCAACCAAAGCGACTGCTCGCTGCTGCTCGGCGCCTAACCATTCCTACGTTACTTGTGCGCGGGCGCATGAGCGATGTCATCAGTTACGACAGCGTACGGGAATTCTTGGAGGCTGTGCCTCACGCGCGGTATGTGGACGTCGAGCAGGCTGGCCATATGATCGCTGGCGACCGCAACGACGTGTTTTCCGCTGCCGTCATCGACTTCCTCGACAACGGCCTGCAACCTCCGCCGCGCTCAGGCAACACTTTCGGCACCGATACGGAGTCACCTCGAGGGTGA
- a CDS encoding DUF3387 domain-containing protein has product MVDYLGLAHELKQALATYTASGGKGRTAIDQNEAVAVMLEEYEVCCDLFYGFDWRAWKGGRPEGRLALLPAAQERILAQGNGKDRLLQAVSELSRAFALAVPHEKALAIRDDVAFFQAVRAALTKRAPAEQRTEQDLDHAIRQARLPRHRPRGRGGPLRCGRPQETRHLDPLRGVRG; this is encoded by the coding sequence GTGGTTGATTACCTTGGGCTGGCCCACGAGCTTAAGCAGGCGCTCGCGACCTACACCGCAAGCGGCGGAAAGGGCCGGACCGCCATCGACCAGAACGAGGCCGTGGCGGTGATGCTGGAGGAATACGAAGTCTGCTGCGACCTCTTCTACGGCTTTGACTGGAGGGCGTGGAAGGGCGGGCGACCTGAGGGGCGGCTCGCGCTCCTCCCCGCCGCCCAGGAGCGCATCCTCGCCCAAGGGAACGGCAAGGACCGGCTGCTGCAGGCGGTCTCGGAGCTCTCGCGGGCCTTTGCGCTTGCGGTCCCCCACGAAAAGGCGCTCGCCATCCGCGACGATGTGGCCTTCTTTCAGGCCGTCCGGGCGGCGCTGACTAAGCGCGCTCCGGCCGAACAGCGGACCGAGCAGGACCTTGACCACGCCATCCGCCAGGCGCGTCTCCCGCGCCATCGCCCCCGAGGGCGTGGTGGACCTCTTCGCTGCGGCCGGCCTCAAGAAACCCGACATCTCGATCCTCTCCGAGGAGTTCGTGGCTGA
- a CDS encoding DUF151 domain-containing protein, translating into MNRRWSLLTPWVCALLLVAGCKEKQPAEVLVQVKGVAFDVSSQSPVVVLVEKGGTRQLPIWIGPSEAQAIAMKLEGMTPPRPLTHDLLQRLLQESGAEVEKVVVTSLKEGVYFAEIHMTGKRGAVKVDSRPSDAIALAIRCEKPIYVARSLMEEQGKAGVPERGEPQLRIRAGITVQNLDAELAQFFGLESGVGVIVTAAERETGLKSGDQIVAIDGAAIRNVDEFSAAMDRAKGRAQVRLVVRRGGEKLELSLPIHGS; encoded by the coding sequence ATGAATCGGCGTTGGTCGTTACTGACACCGTGGGTTTGCGCCCTCCTCCTCGTGGCGGGGTGTAAGGAGAAGCAACCGGCAGAAGTGCTCGTGCAAGTGAAAGGTGTGGCGTTCGATGTTTCCAGCCAGTCGCCCGTTGTCGTGCTGGTGGAAAAGGGGGGCACGCGTCAACTCCCGATTTGGATCGGCCCGAGCGAGGCGCAGGCGATTGCGATGAAGCTCGAGGGTATGACGCCGCCTCGCCCGCTTACGCACGATTTGTTGCAACGGCTGCTACAGGAATCGGGCGCGGAAGTGGAAAAAGTGGTCGTGACTTCGCTCAAAGAGGGGGTGTATTTCGCGGAAATCCACATGACTGGAAAGCGGGGCGCGGTGAAGGTGGACAGCCGGCCGAGTGATGCCATCGCTCTCGCCATCCGCTGTGAGAAACCGATCTACGTTGCCCGTTCGCTCATGGAAGAACAAGGCAAAGCCGGGGTCCCAGAACGCGGAGAGCCGCAGCTGCGCATCCGCGCCGGGATCACGGTCCAAAACCTCGACGCTGAACTGGCCCAGTTTTTTGGCTTGGAGAGTGGCGTTGGGGTCATTGTCACCGCCGCGGAAAGAGAAACAGGGTTGAAAAGTGGAGACCAGATTGTGGCCATCGATGGCGCCGCGATCCGCAACGTGGATGAATTTTCTGCCGCCATGGATCGCGCCAAGGGCCGCGCGCAGGTGCGGTTGGTGGTGCGCCGCGGAGGGGAAAAACTCGAATTATCCCTGCCGATTCACGGATCCTAA
- a CDS encoding DUF3387 domain-containing protein produces MPQKNLAVELLHKLFEGEVKARRRKNLVQARSFAELLEQAIRRYQNRAVEAAQVIEELIALAKAMREADRKGEALGLSEEELAFYDALETNDSAGKVLGEPTLKRIARELVETVRRNVTIDWTERENVQAHLRRLVKRVLRKYGYPPDKREKATQTVLEQAELFGAEWAEQPAPAPQPAAAEVLPFPSSHPERG; encoded by the coding sequence GTGCCTCAGAAGAACCTGGCCGTCGAGCTCCTGCACAAGCTCTTCGAAGGCGAGGTCAAGGCCCGGCGGCGGAAGAACCTGGTCCAGGCCCGCTCCTTCGCCGAGCTCCTCGAGCAGGCGATCCGCCGCTACCAGAACCGTGCGGTCGAGGCGGCCCAGGTGATCGAAGAGCTGATAGCCCTCGCCAAGGCGATGCGAGAAGCGGACCGGAAAGGCGAGGCGCTGGGGCTGTCCGAAGAGGAGCTCGCCTTCTACGACGCGCTTGAGACCAACGACAGCGCCGGCAAGGTTCTCGGCGAGCCGACCCTCAAGAGAATCGCCCGCGAGCTGGTCGAGACGGTGCGCCGCAACGTCACCATCGACTGGACCGAGCGCGAGAACGTGCAGGCCCACCTGCGGCGCCTCGTGAAGCGCGTGCTGCGGAAGTACGGCTACCCGCCAGACAAGCGGGAGAAGGCGACGCAAACGGTGCTGGAGCAGGCGGAGCTCTTCGGGGCGGAATGGGCTGAGCAACCGGCGCCGGCCCCGCAGCCGGCCGCCGCGGAGGTCCTCCCCTTTCCGTCGAGTCACCCCGAGCGAGGATGA
- a CDS encoding ATP-dependent helicase: MSLSEIELNAGQKDFCSFPEGTIRLLAPAGCGKTYSLLYRCKALSEAAKSSRLRFLVFTFTRAARDELRDRLNKTTTFASVAPFVTITTLNSWGFRIIKQRVSHPRLVTKRNDRFFCINNVLRRVWSNHARLKLLLEDGRRIGQVATEIWELMQFLKSMGLRHDRLPEAKHFAEELRALQSCQLGNQIRAFFRRLEDLELISSDPPSIEEAYEHFVVFWTQATHELGQAALFSLEDQKYWARIFLEDDIAAGRKPTGQARYDHILVDEFQDINPLDLALLRALAQIHDAPLTIVGDDDQAIYEWRGATPEFILNPERHLGAQYTTCILDRNYRSPRNIVEMSLKLIAHNRRRVPKNVVPVRREHAEVQVLRHPLIADAVDATVDLVKQLLRRPDQPTIALIGRKRSQIIPYQIVFAGEEIPFYAAEDLHVLLSEAFQELRTILAIRGRQSMGPYMDIDPISDLLRLCDKIKRYPLSKKDREALRTYLYKQNVADLREAAKALERYQGPLKGTNEGGRMSAAFAQAILQLLEAKTVAQAIGTISDHFEGLHKDYGKSLDDIFYADPPFLYLAEFAERYGTDYDRFYRDLDRAMKTLARVVPDEESLTDENEDGVVPKERLHLMTALRAKGKEFDAVIVLDANAGIWPSRFAKEENDLEQERRLFYVAVTRARKFLYFVLSDAFLDEVHQPTPYLAEMGIEVPPVQRLL, from the coding sequence GTGTCATTGTCGGAAATCGAGCTTAATGCTGGGCAAAAGGACTTTTGTTCTTTTCCCGAGGGGACTATCCGACTCCTTGCGCCCGCAGGCTGCGGCAAGACGTACTCGCTGCTTTATCGCTGCAAAGCCCTCAGTGAGGCAGCCAAGAGCTCGCGCCTGCGCTTTCTCGTATTCACCTTCACCCGCGCGGCGCGCGATGAACTGCGCGATCGGCTAAACAAAACAACCACCTTTGCGTCGGTGGCGCCGTTCGTCACCATTACTACGCTCAACTCGTGGGGCTTCCGGATCATCAAACAGCGCGTCTCTCACCCGCGTCTCGTTACCAAGCGAAACGATCGTTTCTTTTGCATCAACAACGTGCTGCGTCGGGTGTGGAGCAATCACGCACGACTCAAGCTCCTGCTCGAAGACGGCCGCCGCATCGGCCAGGTCGCCACGGAGATCTGGGAGCTCATGCAGTTTCTCAAGTCGATGGGCTTGCGGCACGACCGTCTGCCCGAAGCCAAGCACTTCGCCGAGGAGTTGCGCGCACTCCAGTCGTGCCAACTCGGCAATCAAATCCGGGCGTTCTTCCGCCGCCTAGAGGATCTCGAATTAATTTCTTCCGACCCGCCATCGATCGAGGAGGCATACGAGCACTTCGTGGTCTTTTGGACGCAAGCGACGCACGAGCTCGGTCAAGCCGCACTGTTCTCGCTCGAGGACCAGAAGTACTGGGCGCGCATTTTCCTGGAAGACGACATCGCAGCCGGACGAAAGCCCACCGGCCAAGCGCGCTACGACCACATCCTGGTCGATGAGTTCCAAGACATCAATCCACTCGACCTTGCCCTTCTGCGCGCGCTTGCACAAATCCATGATGCTCCGCTCACGATTGTCGGCGATGACGACCAGGCAATTTACGAATGGCGTGGAGCCACGCCGGAATTCATTTTAAATCCGGAACGGCACCTTGGAGCCCAGTACACCACCTGCATTCTGGACCGGAACTACCGCTCCCCCCGCAACATCGTGGAAATGTCGTTGAAGCTCATCGCCCACAATCGGCGGCGGGTGCCGAAAAACGTGGTCCCCGTACGGCGCGAACACGCCGAAGTGCAGGTACTTCGCCACCCCTTAATTGCCGACGCAGTCGATGCGACGGTCGATCTCGTCAAGCAGTTACTGCGCCGGCCAGATCAACCTACGATTGCGCTCATCGGCCGCAAACGAAGCCAGATCATTCCCTACCAAATTGTCTTTGCGGGCGAAGAGATTCCCTTTTACGCTGCCGAAGATCTGCACGTGCTGCTCAGCGAAGCCTTTCAAGAGCTTCGCACCATTTTGGCCATCCGCGGTCGTCAGTCGATGGGTCCATACATGGACATCGATCCGATCAGCGACCTCCTGCGTTTGTGCGACAAGATCAAGCGTTATCCTCTCTCCAAGAAAGACCGCGAGGCGCTCCGCACCTACCTCTACAAGCAAAACGTGGCTGATTTGCGCGAAGCGGCTAAAGCGTTGGAACGATACCAAGGCCCATTAAAGGGCACTAACGAAGGCGGACGCATGAGCGCTGCCTTTGCTCAAGCAATCCTGCAACTTCTGGAGGCCAAGACGGTAGCGCAAGCCATTGGCACCATCAGCGATCACTTCGAAGGACTGCACAAGGATTATGGCAAATCGCTCGACGACATTTTTTACGCGGACCCGCCGTTCCTTTATCTGGCAGAATTCGCCGAACGCTATGGAACCGATTATGACCGTTTTTACCGCGATCTCGATCGCGCCATGAAGACGCTGGCGCGGGTGGTGCCCGACGAGGAATCGTTAACCGACGAGAACGAGGACGGCGTCGTACCCAAAGAGCGTCTCCATTTGATGACCGCCCTGCGCGCCAAGGGCAAAGAATTCGATGCGGTCATCGTGCTCGACGCCAATGCTGGTATCTGGCCCAGCCGCTTTGCCAAAGAGGAGAACGATCTCGAACAGGAACGCCGCTTATTTTACGTGGCGGTGACGCGTGCACGGAAGTTTCTCTACTTCGTGTTGAGCGACGCTTTCCTCGACGAGGTTCACCAACCAACCCCCTACTTGGCCGAAATGGGAATCGAGGTTCCCCCGGTCCAACGGTTGCTCTAG
- a CDS encoding 1-acyl-sn-glycerol-3-phosphate acyltransferase gives MNEELAARAGNDWWSEPGPMERLGWLPRWFCERFLAHIRLDPGAVAHIRNLSQQGTVVYVMRYRSLVDYMLVAFVLLREGLPLPAFVSDIPSLLLRPVGEIFRTLWERLRSGRWHTRGTRHLEDLSRLQQVVRNRQPALIFMRGHVRGLPLRQSRRAAIRQARSGTDYLREIVHTAATHGQEVFLVPLAVLRGRGFRRKESRLATLVYSVQEAPGELKRLLSLWWNAKETSITVGRHVSVQEMLAQYRAEGEERVVRRVARALQIFLYREEKLVWGPTLLPKRVVRQIVLGEDEVRSTVRALAQQTGQPESKLWRTAEKYFDEMAANYQGAFFAILEFAFNRIWPRIFQGVDYRGLDKVIECVKQHPVVLVPCHRSHFDYLILSYLFHINYMSPPHIAAGINLSFWPLGPLFRGAGAYFIRRSFDNDPLYKAVFRSYLKFLIREGYTQEFFIEGGRSRTGKILTPKLGMLSAIVNAFISGVRRDLYLVPVSIQYGRVVEEESYKRELFGAEKEKESLWALIRARTVLRQNRGTVYVTFADPISLREALGDRLERFREHAGDPQVEEEKRRFIQKLGFRILRAVNEVAVAGATAVSATVLLSRAEAAWRYQEFLQRAQALVKFLRHRKVTLTASLERNANDFLENLGFLENGGLIRRLRGDEVVIHVPADKRMTLDFYKNNIIHFFLMPALVSRALLQGFRGAELEQQVSWWLDFYRWEFPLPEKQTVPTEVAEVLAYYREEGAWDPEGQGRMDPSHPFVDTTQGLLDNFCEAYWVMARTLALLPPTGQPLKTVLAQARKRYDTALLLGEVRRPEGNSSVTFENAVQRYAELGYVTLVGDRKERVVERGARFAELEALQERLARHLRFAVVESVGAPVRAAAGS, from the coding sequence ATGAACGAAGAACTCGCAGCCCGTGCAGGCAACGATTGGTGGAGCGAGCCCGGGCCGATGGAACGCCTGGGCTGGTTGCCACGCTGGTTTTGCGAGCGGTTTTTGGCCCATATTCGTTTGGACCCGGGAGCGGTGGCACACATCCGCAATCTCAGCCAACAGGGCACGGTGGTGTACGTGATGCGCTACCGCTCGCTGGTCGATTACATGCTGGTTGCGTTCGTGTTGTTGCGCGAGGGCTTACCGTTGCCAGCGTTCGTGTCGGACATTCCGAGTTTGCTCCTCCGTCCGGTGGGCGAAATTTTCCGCACGCTTTGGGAGCGACTCCGCAGTGGGCGCTGGCACACCCGCGGCACGCGCCACTTGGAGGATCTCAGCCGGCTTCAACAAGTGGTGCGCAACCGGCAGCCCGCGCTGATTTTCATGCGCGGCCACGTACGCGGGCTGCCGCTCCGTCAAAGCCGGCGCGCCGCAATTCGTCAGGCGCGCAGCGGCACGGATTATTTGCGGGAGATCGTGCACACCGCGGCAACGCACGGGCAGGAAGTGTTTCTCGTGCCCTTGGCGGTGCTGCGCGGCCGCGGCTTTCGCCGTAAAGAATCCCGCTTGGCGACGCTGGTGTACAGCGTGCAAGAGGCCCCAGGCGAGCTCAAGCGGCTGTTGTCCTTGTGGTGGAACGCCAAGGAAACCAGCATCACTGTGGGCAGGCATGTCTCCGTGCAGGAAATGCTGGCGCAATATCGTGCGGAGGGAGAAGAGCGCGTCGTTCGTCGAGTAGCGCGTGCACTGCAGATTTTCTTGTACCGGGAAGAAAAATTGGTCTGGGGGCCGACGCTGTTGCCGAAGCGAGTCGTACGGCAAATTGTGTTGGGGGAGGACGAGGTTAGGTCGACGGTGCGCGCACTGGCTCAGCAGACCGGCCAGCCAGAATCCAAGTTGTGGCGCACGGCAGAGAAGTACTTCGACGAGATGGCTGCCAACTACCAGGGCGCGTTTTTCGCCATCCTGGAGTTCGCTTTTAACCGCATCTGGCCGCGGATCTTCCAGGGCGTTGATTACCGCGGTCTCGATAAGGTGATCGAGTGCGTCAAACAGCATCCGGTCGTTCTTGTCCCCTGCCACCGTAGCCACTTCGATTACCTGATTCTCTCGTATTTGTTCCACATCAACTACATGAGCCCCCCGCACATTGCTGCTGGAATCAATTTGTCCTTCTGGCCGTTGGGGCCCCTGTTTCGCGGCGCCGGTGCGTACTTCATCCGCCGGAGTTTCGACAATGATCCGCTCTACAAGGCGGTATTTCGCAGTTACCTGAAGTTCCTGATTCGCGAGGGATATACGCAGGAGTTCTTCATCGAGGGCGGGCGCAGCCGGACGGGCAAAATCCTCACGCCGAAGCTCGGCATGCTCTCGGCCATCGTGAATGCCTTTATCTCCGGCGTACGGCGCGATTTGTACCTCGTGCCAGTCTCCATCCAGTATGGCCGCGTGGTGGAAGAGGAATCGTACAAGCGCGAGCTATTCGGCGCCGAGAAGGAAAAGGAATCGTTGTGGGCGCTGATTCGGGCGCGCACGGTGCTGCGGCAGAACCGGGGCACAGTGTACGTCACCTTTGCTGATCCGATTTCCCTGCGCGAGGCCCTCGGCGACCGTTTGGAGCGCTTCCGCGAGCATGCGGGCGACCCGCAAGTAGAAGAAGAGAAGCGCCGCTTCATCCAGAAACTTGGCTTTCGGATTTTGCGCGCAGTGAACGAAGTTGCGGTTGCCGGGGCAACGGCGGTGAGCGCCACGGTGCTCCTCAGCCGCGCCGAAGCTGCCTGGCGGTATCAGGAGTTTCTGCAACGAGCCCAAGCGTTGGTGAAGTTTCTCCGCCATCGCAAGGTCACCCTCACCGCGTCCCTCGAGCGCAATGCCAACGACTTTCTCGAGAACCTGGGGTTCTTGGAAAATGGTGGTTTGATCCGCCGCCTGCGCGGCGACGAAGTGGTCATCCATGTGCCAGCCGACAAACGGATGACCCTCGATTTTTATAAGAACAACATCATTCATTTCTTTCTCATGCCAGCGCTGGTGTCGCGCGCCTTGTTGCAAGGCTTCCGCGGCGCAGAACTCGAGCAGCAGGTGTCGTGGTGGCTGGATTTTTATCGCTGGGAGTTCCCTCTGCCGGAAAAACAAACCGTGCCGACGGAAGTGGCAGAAGTGTTGGCGTACTACCGCGAAGAGGGCGCGTGGGATCCGGAGGGGCAGGGACGCATGGACCCGAGCCACCCGTTTGTCGACACCACGCAAGGGTTACTGGACAACTTTTGCGAAGCGTATTGGGTGATGGCCCGCACCCTGGCATTGCTGCCGCCGACAGGGCAACCCTTGAAGACCGTGCTCGCGCAAGCACGCAAGCGCTACGACACCGCGTTGTTGCTCGGGGAAGTGCGACGCCCTGAAGGCAATTCTTCCGTCACTTTCGAGAACGCTGTGCAACGTTACGCCGAACTGGGGTACGTGACGTTGGTGGGCGACCGAAAGGAGCGGGTGGTGGAACGCGGCGCGCGCTTTGCGGAACTCGAGGCGCTGCAAGAGCGCCTTGCCCGACATTTGCGCTTTGCCGTGGTGGAATCTGTGGGAGCGCCGGTGCGGGCTGCGGCTGGCTCTTAA